A genomic stretch from Bacillus sp. E(2018) includes:
- the mltG gene encoding endolytic transglycosylase MltG, with protein sequence MLHLQSSGNYINENKSKKRTKTIVLSILFLIVALIIAAAIGAYYYYNKNIEPIDSANNEKITVEIPIGSSSSKIGQELEDKGLINNGDFFKLYTRVKGEGNFQAGIYELTPSMNLTEIISALKDGKMFKKPALTLTIPEGYNVPQIAKLISQKTGYSEADIIKKMADKPYLKQLQDKYPILPDDIMKAGLYYPLEGFLFPATYDFDVKKPELTDVIDKMVEQSSVVLAKHENDIKDSGYSVFQIITLSSLIEEESQREEDRKKIAGVFYNRLSKDMKLDSDPTVKYARKNFDVQVLYEHLKYDSKYNTYLYKGIPIGPITSPGERAIEAALQPVKMDELFFYARPNGEVIYTKTLSEHNAVYKKYRDEWKVWQEKDNN encoded by the coding sequence ATGTTACATCTCCAGTCATCTGGGAATTACATAAATGAAAATAAAAGTAAAAAACGTACCAAAACGATTGTTTTATCTATTTTGTTTCTAATTGTTGCTTTAATCATTGCTGCGGCCATAGGTGCTTATTATTATTACAATAAAAATATTGAGCCGATCGACTCAGCTAATAATGAAAAAATTACGGTGGAAATTCCAATTGGTTCTTCCTCTTCAAAAATAGGACAAGAGCTTGAGGATAAAGGGTTGATCAACAATGGTGATTTCTTTAAGCTTTACACTCGAGTTAAAGGTGAAGGAAACTTTCAAGCCGGTATTTATGAACTAACGCCTTCCATGAATCTTACTGAGATTATTTCAGCACTGAAAGACGGAAAGATGTTCAAGAAGCCAGCTCTAACCTTAACGATTCCTGAAGGCTACAATGTCCCGCAGATCGCAAAATTAATCAGTCAGAAAACAGGTTATAGTGAAGCTGATATCATTAAGAAAATGGCTGATAAACCGTATTTGAAACAACTTCAAGATAAGTATCCGATCTTACCTGATGACATTATGAAAGCTGGACTGTATTATCCATTAGAAGGGTTTTTGTTCCCTGCTACTTATGATTTTGATGTAAAGAAACCAGAGTTAACAGATGTGATTGACAAGATGGTCGAACAATCATCTGTTGTGTTAGCTAAACATGAAAATGATATCAAGGATAGTGGCTACTCAGTCTTTCAAATCATTACGTTGTCGTCTCTTATAGAAGAAGAATCTCAGCGTGAAGAGGATCGTAAAAAAATTGCTGGTGTTTTTTATAACCGCTTAAGCAAGGATATGAAACTAGATTCTGATCCAACGGTTAAATATGCTAGAAAGAATTTTGATGTTCAAGTGTTATACGAACATCTGAAATACGATTCAAAGTACAATACGTACCTTTATAAAGGTATACCGATCGGACCGATCACTTCACCAGGTGAAAGAGCGATTGAAGCCGCACTTCAACCAGTGAAGATGGACGAACTCTTCTTTTATGCGAGACCGAACGGTGAGGTTATCTATACGAAAACCTTAAGCGAACATAATGCTGTATATAAAAAATACAGAGATGAATGGAAAGTTTGGCAGGAAAAAGACAATAATTAG
- a CDS encoding O-methyltransferase yields the protein MVSKELNQYIEKIIPTRSEQVLKMEQYAKEHNVPIMDLTGMETLLSYVRLKKPKRILEVGTAIGYSAIRMALACENAEIISIERDEERYNIAKDNVRSFHLESRITLLFGDANELQSQVENYAPYDFIFIDAAKGQYQNFFDHYSSMLSPDGIIVTDNVLFRGYVADESGLESRRLRSLVKKIRSFNEYMMQHPDYQSSILPVGDGMMVSIRNS from the coding sequence TTGGTCTCAAAAGAATTGAACCAATATATCGAAAAAATTATTCCAACGCGCTCTGAACAAGTACTAAAAATGGAGCAATACGCGAAAGAGCATAATGTGCCGATCATGGATCTAACAGGAATGGAGACTCTATTGTCCTATGTTAGATTGAAGAAACCGAAACGTATATTAGAAGTAGGAACAGCGATTGGTTATTCCGCCATCCGAATGGCTCTTGCATGTGAGAATGCTGAAATTATTAGTATTGAAAGAGATGAAGAACGGTACAATATAGCAAAAGATAACGTTAGATCGTTTCATCTAGAGAGCAGAATTACTTTGTTATTTGGAGATGCGAATGAATTGCAGAGCCAAGTAGAAAACTATGCCCCATATGACTTTATTTTTATAGATGCAGCAAAAGGACAATATCAAAACTTTTTTGATCATTATTCCTCCATGCTGTCACCTGATGGCATCATCGTCACAGATAATGTTCTCTTTAGAGGGTATGTCGCTGATGAAAGCGGCTTAGAGAGTAGAAGACTTCGTTCTCTAGTAAAAAAAATTAGAAGTTTTAACGAATACATGATGCAGCATCCTGACTATCAGTCTTCAATCTTGCCGGTTGGGGATGGAATGATGGTGAGTATTAGAAATTCTTAA
- the udk gene encoding uridine kinase produces MAQKPIVIGVAGGSGSGKTTVAKEIYRQFANQSILIIEQDAYYRDQSEKSMEERLDTNYDHPLAFDNDLLIQHISSLLKYDSIEKPVYDYTAHTRSDKIIPVDAKDVIILEGILILEDERLRDLMDIKLFVDTDADVRIIRRMVRDIRDRGRTLESVIDQYTSVVRPMHNQFIEPTKRYADIIIPEGGQNLVAIDLMVTKIKTILEDKALLKK; encoded by the coding sequence ATGGCACAAAAACCAATAGTAATTGGGGTTGCAGGTGGATCTGGATCTGGTAAAACAACGGTAGCAAAAGAAATTTACAGGCAGTTTGCTAACCAATCCATCTTAATCATAGAGCAAGATGCGTATTATAGAGATCAATCAGAAAAATCGATGGAAGAACGATTGGACACGAATTATGATCATCCTCTTGCTTTCGATAATGATTTATTAATTCAGCACATTTCTTCACTTCTAAAATACGATTCCATCGAAAAACCAGTGTACGACTATACAGCACATACAAGAAGTGATAAAATTATCCCAGTTGATGCTAAAGATGTCATTATACTGGAAGGTATTTTGATCCTTGAAGACGAACGACTACGTGATTTGATGGACATTAAGTTGTTTGTAGATACTGATGCTGATGTACGTATTATCAGAAGAATGGTTCGAGATATTCGAGACCGAGGAAGAACACTTGAATCTGTAATCGATCAATATACTTCAGTGGTTCGGCCGATGCATAATCAATTCATAGAGCCAACGAAACGATATGCGGATATAATCATTCCAGAAGGCGGCCAGAATCTTGTTGCGATTGACTTAATGGTAACAAAAATCAAGACGATCTTGGAAGACAAAGCATTATTGAAAAAATGA
- the greA gene encoding transcription elongation factor GreA, producing MADEKKHYMTLEGKQKLENELEFLKTERRKEVVERIKVARSFGDLSENSEYDAAKDEQAFVEARIVQLEKMIRDSVIIEDNKDQSDNVSIGKTVKFKELPDGDEETYIIVGSAEADPFEGKISNDSPMAKSLLGKKPGDKVSVQTPGGEISVVILEVK from the coding sequence ATGGCAGACGAGAAAAAACACTATATGACCTTAGAAGGTAAACAGAAGCTAGAGAACGAACTAGAATTTTTAAAAACAGAGCGTAGAAAAGAAGTTGTTGAACGAATTAAAGTAGCTCGTAGTTTTGGAGATCTCTCTGAGAACTCTGAGTATGATGCAGCAAAGGACGAGCAGGCATTCGTAGAAGCTCGTATCGTTCAATTAGAAAAAATGATTCGTGATTCTGTTATTATTGAAGATAATAAAGACCAATCTGATAACGTTTCCATCGGGAAAACAGTTAAGTTTAAAGAGCTTCCAGACGGTGACGAAGAAACTTACATCATCGTAGGTAGTGCAGAAGCAGATCCGTTTGAAGGGAAAATTTCTAACGATTCTCCGATGGCTAAAAGTCTTCTAGGTAAAAAGCCTGGAGATAAAGTTTCTGTTCAAACGCCTGGTGGAGAAATCAGCGTTGTCATCCTAGAAGTAAAATAA
- a CDS encoding penicillin-binding transpeptidase domain-containing protein has product MLSKKRTMVVALLFLSLILFLTYRLADIQLISTTSFSKNKVNLIQESVDQRTHRFMINDGRGYFLDRNGELLSTDVRAQVIVFPNLYSRRWPIDSIASILDTPRSNLTKSISELKNPSALSLSKEISIEQMNEINKLEIPGLYAQLVTKRNPTPFANHILGAVGQDPDLIKRKYEDKLKKGTVTISTKTGKNGMQYTFDPFLISEGETEYIYHVDRQGHPLFGLDVKFRSQSNPLYPLYVKTTLDKKIQEAVEKTLDAQGVTEGGAVLIDIETNELLAMASRPVFSSETIYKHIDHMTSQQIPGSVFKIVTAAAAIEENRIQNDETYDCNINIYGEKDERQLGMLNVENSFTQSCNRTFGDLANELQKEDPDFMEKYAEKLGLLTHNGWQGEVYHLETFTHFYKEEAGQVYNSKKKENNYKSTLATSQTAIGQLDVKVTPLAVANMMATIARGGVSYEVKSAKSVNFANGTELIEFADHKKEGEKLSPYTIMRLQSLLLNVVKNEKGTGHALQSLPFQVAGKSGTAQKGENQLFNNKWFAGYFPAEKPRFALVIVDLKHDTVNRTLPVFRDIATETMEKKDR; this is encoded by the coding sequence ATGTTATCGAAGAAAAGAACGATGGTAGTCGCACTTTTATTTCTGTCCCTTATCCTTTTTCTCACGTATCGGCTAGCAGATATACAGCTGATTTCTACTACTTCCTTTTCCAAAAATAAAGTGAACCTCATTCAAGAAAGTGTGGATCAGCGTACACACCGTTTTATGATCAACGATGGAAGAGGGTATTTTCTTGATCGAAATGGTGAATTGCTCTCAACAGATGTAAGAGCACAAGTCATCGTTTTTCCGAATCTTTATTCCCGTAGATGGCCGATTGATTCGATAGCTAGCATACTCGATACGCCAAGAAGCAACTTAACAAAAAGTATCAGTGAGCTGAAGAACCCATCTGCCCTTTCTCTTTCAAAAGAAATTAGTATCGAACAGATGAATGAGATTAATAAACTAGAGATTCCTGGGCTTTATGCTCAGCTTGTCACAAAACGAAATCCTACTCCATTTGCTAATCATATCCTTGGGGCAGTCGGACAAGATCCGGATCTGATCAAAAGAAAGTATGAAGATAAACTTAAAAAAGGCACGGTTACGATCAGCACAAAAACAGGTAAGAATGGTATGCAATATACGTTTGATCCTTTTTTAATATCGGAAGGAGAAACAGAATATATCTATCATGTAGATCGCCAAGGACATCCGTTGTTTGGACTTGATGTTAAATTCCGTTCACAATCCAATCCCTTATATCCTCTTTATGTGAAGACGACATTAGATAAGAAAATCCAGGAAGCGGTGGAAAAAACACTTGATGCCCAAGGTGTCACAGAAGGTGGAGCTGTTCTGATAGATATAGAAACGAACGAACTTTTGGCGATGGCAAGCAGACCAGTGTTTTCAAGTGAAACGATCTATAAACATATTGATCATATGACGTCTCAACAAATTCCAGGTTCTGTGTTTAAAATTGTGACAGCAGCAGCTGCTATTGAAGAAAATAGGATACAAAACGATGAGACGTATGATTGTAATATAAACATATATGGTGAAAAAGATGAAAGACAGTTAGGGATGTTAAATGTAGAGAACAGCTTTACACAAAGCTGCAACAGAACATTCGGAGATCTAGCGAATGAATTACAAAAAGAAGATCCAGATTTCATGGAAAAGTATGCTGAAAAGTTAGGGCTACTAACGCACAATGGCTGGCAAGGAGAAGTCTATCATCTAGAAACGTTCACGCACTTTTATAAAGAAGAAGCGGGGCAGGTCTACAACTCCAAAAAGAAAGAAAACAATTACAAAAGTACATTAGCGACCTCTCAAACGGCAATTGGCCAGCTGGATGTAAAAGTTACCCCACTTGCTGTTGCTAACATGATGGCGACCATCGCTAGAGGTGGAGTAAGTTATGAAGTAAAGTCAGCTAAAAGTGTAAATTTTGCGAATGGTACCGAACTGATTGAATTTGCAGATCACAAGAAAGAGGGCGAAAAGCTTTCTCCATATACGATCATGAGACTTCAATCCCTACTTTTGAACGTCGTAAAGAACGAAAAAGGTACTGGACACGCTTTACAATCATTGCCTTTTCAAGTTGCAGGAAAATCAGGAACGGCACAAAAAGGAGAGAATCAACTCTTCAACAATAAATGGTTTGCAGGATATTTCCCAGCCGAAAAACCACGTTTTGCACTAGTAATCGTAGATTTGAAACACGATACCGTTAATCGTACACTCCCTGTATTTCGGGACATCGCAACAGAAACAATGGAAAAAAAAGATCGCTGA
- a CDS encoding YrrS family protein, producing the protein MKRNQRYESRLEKRKQNRFLNIAIGLVVLLIVVVAFNLFSGDDNETASTNKSNSEQTTKNNESNNSSIEMETDDSKSKPDNEDSESQDQEKSAEDKDKADEEATEEEKTESEAPEGGGPEGPWQPIGTSQTEPHTKTYDDGSQDWNEMVQALSYATSIPQDQMTIFWLGNGGGPDLSKGTVQSKADGKKYDVMLQWVPEKGWQPTSVTPVQ; encoded by the coding sequence ATGAAACGAAACCAGCGTTATGAATCAAGACTAGAAAAACGAAAACAAAATCGTTTTTTAAACATAGCAATCGGGTTAGTTGTTTTGCTGATTGTTGTTGTTGCATTCAATCTTTTCTCAGGCGATGATAACGAAACAGCTTCAACGAACAAGTCTAATTCTGAACAAACTACAAAAAACAATGAATCCAATAACAGTTCAATTGAGATGGAAACGGATGATTCAAAGTCAAAACCTGATAATGAGGATTCTGAGTCTCAGGATCAAGAAAAGTCAGCTGAAGATAAAGACAAAGCAGATGAAGAAGCAACAGAAGAAGAAAAAACAGAATCAGAAGCGCCTGAAGGTGGAGGTCCTGAAGGTCCATGGCAACCAATCGGAACTTCGCAAACAGAACCACATACAAAGACGTATGATGATGGTTCACAAGATTGGAACGAGATGGTCCAAGCCCTTTCCTATGCGACCAGCATTCCACAAGACCAGATGACCATCTTTTGGTTAGGTAATGGTGGAGGTCCTGATCTCTCAAAAGGTACCGTACAATCGAAAGCCGATGGTAAAAAATATGATGTTATGCTTCAGTGGGTACCTGAAAAAGGATGGCAGCCTACAAGCGTAACACCTGTTCAATAA
- a CDS encoding class I SAM-dependent methyltransferase, which produces MGREFIDLFDEWSSSYDETVSGNDQEYKEVFHKYDEILETVVQRSGNVVVEFGVGTGNLSEKLLRSGKQVIGIEPSKGMREKASDRHPDLTLHDGDFLSFPKFDQEIDTIVSTYAFHHLTDKEKDLAIGQYSQLLKKNGKIVFADTAYLHEDDKKERHEKVRSQGFLNLLKDLQTEYYTTLGVLEDLFKKHDFEVSFKKLNEYVWLMEAVKK; this is translated from the coding sequence ATGGGACGAGAATTTATTGATCTGTTTGATGAGTGGTCTTCCTCTTATGACGAAACGGTTTCAGGAAATGATCAGGAGTATAAGGAAGTTTTTCATAAATATGATGAGATTTTAGAAACAGTTGTTCAGCGTTCAGGAAATGTTGTCGTAGAGTTCGGCGTTGGAACGGGCAACTTAAGCGAGAAACTTCTTAGAAGCGGGAAGCAAGTGATTGGTATTGAGCCATCAAAAGGGATGCGAGAAAAAGCGTCTGACCGTCATCCAGATCTAACTCTTCATGATGGTGACTTTTTATCTTTTCCAAAGTTCGATCAAGAGATTGATACTATCGTAAGCACTTATGCGTTCCACCACCTAACAGATAAAGAAAAGGATCTTGCAATCGGACAGTATAGCCAGCTGCTTAAAAAGAATGGTAAAATTGTGTTTGCAGATACCGCTTATCTTCACGAAGATGATAAAAAAGAACGTCATGAAAAAGTAAGATCTCAAGGGTTTCTTAACTTGTTAAAAGATTTGCAGACCGAGTATTATACAACACTCGGAGTACTAGAGGATCTATTTAAAAAACATGATTTTGAAGTCTCGTTTAAAAAACTAAATGAATATGTCTGGCTGATGGAAGCGGTAAAAAAATAG
- the mtnN gene encoding 5'-methylthioadenosine/S-adenosylhomocysteine nucleosidase has product MKRIGIIGAMEEEVVLLREQLENLEEKKLAGCEFYKGLLDGQEIVLLKSGIGKVNAAIGTTLMIQLYGPDVILNTGSAGGFHSDLNVGDVVISTDVRHHDVDATIFGYEHGQVPQMPPNYLPDEKLVNAAERAGARVENIQVAKGLIASGDSFMSDHARVEDIRGKFPALYAAEMEAAAIAQTCYQFKVPFVIIRSLSDIAGKDARVSYDQFLQTASKNSAELVQKIVEELKSL; this is encoded by the coding sequence ATGAAAAGAATTGGAATTATTGGTGCAATGGAAGAAGAGGTTGTTCTTTTAAGAGAGCAATTAGAAAATCTAGAAGAAAAGAAGCTTGCAGGTTGTGAATTCTATAAAGGTTTACTGGACGGTCAAGAAATCGTTCTTTTAAAATCAGGAATTGGAAAAGTAAACGCAGCCATCGGGACAACGTTAATGATCCAGCTTTATGGACCTGACGTTATTTTGAACACGGGATCTGCTGGTGGGTTCCATTCAGATCTGAACGTCGGCGATGTAGTCATCTCTACAGATGTGCGTCATCATGATGTAGATGCAACGATCTTTGGTTATGAACACGGTCAAGTGCCACAGATGCCGCCAAACTATCTTCCAGACGAAAAACTTGTGAATGCAGCTGAGAGAGCTGGAGCGAGAGTGGAAAACATACAAGTAGCAAAAGGCTTGATCGCATCAGGCGATTCGTTTATGAGTGATCATGCTAGGGTAGAAGATATCAGAGGCAAGTTTCCAGCTTTATATGCAGCTGAGATGGAAGCTGCAGCTATCGCTCAAACGTGTTATCAATTTAAAGTTCCTTTTGTAATCATCCGCTCTTTATCAGATATTGCAGGAAAAGATGCACGTGTGTCTTATGACCAATTCTTACAGACCGCATCTAAGAACTCAGCAGAACTAGTACAAAAAATCGTAGAGGAGCTGAAATCATTATGA
- a CDS encoding S-ribosylhomocysteine lyase → MTKKMNVESFNLDHTKVVAPYIRLAGTTTGANGDIIHKYDIRFCQPNKDHMPMEGLHSIEHLMAENIRNHHSTVVDISPMGCQTGFYLSVINHDNYDEILEVLEKTLNDVLEATEVPACNEVQCGWAANHSLEGAKEIARKMLAKKDEWHIVFGE, encoded by the coding sequence ATGACAAAGAAAATGAACGTTGAAAGCTTTAACCTTGATCATACGAAAGTAGTTGCACCTTATATCCGTCTAGCAGGTACGACAACAGGTGCTAACGGAGATATCATCCACAAGTATGACATCCGTTTTTGTCAGCCGAACAAAGATCATATGCCGATGGAAGGACTTCATTCTATTGAACATCTGATGGCGGAAAATATTCGTAATCACCATTCTACTGTAGTGGATATCAGTCCTATGGGATGTCAGACTGGTTTTTATCTTTCTGTGATCAACCACGATAACTATGATGAGATTTTAGAAGTTCTTGAAAAGACGTTGAACGATGTTTTAGAAGCGACAGAAGTACCTGCATGTAATGAAGTTCAATGTGGTTGGGCCGCTAACCACAGTCTTGAAGGTGCAAAAGAGATCGCGCGCAAGATGCTTGCTAAAAAAGACGAGTGGCATATTGTTTTCGGAGAATAG
- a CDS encoding cysteine synthase family protein: MKYFKNVHEMIGNTPLMEITQFSLPKGVRLFAKLEFMNPGGSVKDRLGMELLEAALAKGDLVQGGTIIEPTAGNTGIGLALAAINKGINVIFVIPEKFSIEKQELMKALGATIVHTPTADGIKGAIKRTKELLNEIPNSFSPSQFSNPDNPNTYYKTLGPEIWDALDGHVDVFVAGAGTGGTFMGTARYLKEKNENVKTVIVEPEGSILNGGESGPHKTEGIGMEFLPEYMDSSYFNSIHTVMDVDAFQRVAELAKKEGLLVGSSSGAALHAALIEAQTAQPGQNIVTIFADSSERYLSKKIYEGGI; encoded by the coding sequence ATGAAATACTTTAAAAACGTGCATGAGATGATCGGTAATACACCACTTATGGAGATCACTCAGTTTTCGCTTCCAAAAGGTGTTCGCTTATTTGCAAAGCTGGAGTTCATGAATCCTGGAGGAAGTGTGAAAGATCGTCTTGGTATGGAACTGCTAGAGGCAGCTTTAGCTAAAGGTGATCTTGTGCAAGGTGGAACGATCATCGAGCCTACAGCAGGGAATACTGGGATCGGTCTTGCTCTTGCTGCGATTAATAAAGGGATAAACGTAATCTTTGTTATTCCAGAAAAGTTCAGTATAGAAAAACAAGAGCTTATGAAAGCATTGGGTGCGACAATCGTTCATACCCCTACTGCCGATGGAATAAAAGGAGCGATCAAAAGAACGAAGGAATTGCTGAATGAGATTCCAAACTCTTTTTCTCCCTCTCAATTTTCTAATCCGGATAACCCAAACACGTATTACAAAACATTAGGTCCAGAAATCTGGGATGCGCTTGATGGGCATGTTGATGTATTTGTAGCCGGGGCGGGTACTGGTGGTACGTTCATGGGTACAGCTCGCTATTTAAAAGAAAAGAACGAAAACGTGAAAACGGTTATTGTAGAACCTGAAGGCTCTATTCTTAATGGTGGAGAATCGGGACCTCATAAGACAGAAGGAATCGGTATGGAATTTCTGCCAGAATATATGGATTCTTCATATTTCAACAGCATCCATACGGTAATGGATGTTGATGCGTTCCAAAGAGTCGCTGAACTAGCAAAAAAGGAAGGACTTCTTGTTGGAAGTTCTTCAGGTGCAGCGTTACACGCAGCCCTTATTGAAGCACAAACAGCACAACCAGGACAAAATATTGTCACGATATTTGCGGACAGCTCAGAGCGATATTTAAGCAAGAAAATTTATGAAGGAGGCATCTGA
- a CDS encoding bifunctional cystathionine gamma-lyase/homocysteine desulfhydrase, giving the protein MKRKTKLIHGGIPSDKTTGAVSFPIYQVSTYKQEDVGVHSGFEYSRTGNPTRHALEELIKDLEGGKRGFAFGSGMAAITAVMMLFDSGDHVILTDDVYGGTYRVMTKVLNRLGIDSTFVDTTDIEQIEAALKPNTKAVYVETPTNPLLKVTDIEAVASWAKAKNLLFMVDNTFNTPYWQNPIELGADIVLHSATKYIGGHSDVVAGLVVVNDEKLGEDLHFVQNSTGGVLGPQDSWLLIRGIKTLGLRMEAHENNTKKIVEFLKSHSAVEKIYYPGLEDHPQHEIAKKQSGGFGGMVSFDVGSQANADALLKKVKYFTLAESLGAVESLISVPARMTHASIPAERRAELGITDGLVRISVGIEDADDLIDDLKNALS; this is encoded by the coding sequence ATGAAACGTAAAACAAAATTAATCCACGGAGGCATTCCTTCTGATAAAACAACAGGAGCCGTGTCTTTTCCGATCTACCAAGTAAGCACTTATAAGCAAGAAGATGTAGGGGTTCATAGCGGATTTGAATATTCTCGTACAGGAAACCCAACAAGACATGCGTTAGAAGAACTGATCAAAGATTTAGAAGGTGGCAAACGCGGATTTGCGTTTGGTTCAGGTATGGCTGCTATTACAGCTGTTATGATGTTATTTGATTCTGGTGATCATGTTATTCTAACAGACGATGTATATGGCGGTACGTATCGTGTAATGACGAAGGTATTGAACCGTCTTGGAATCGATTCGACGTTCGTGGATACAACAGATATCGAACAGATCGAAGCGGCATTAAAACCGAACACAAAAGCAGTCTATGTAGAAACACCAACAAATCCACTATTAAAGGTTACAGACATTGAAGCTGTAGCTTCTTGGGCAAAAGCGAAAAACCTTCTGTTCATGGTAGATAACACGTTTAACACACCATATTGGCAAAATCCGATTGAACTAGGTGCAGATATTGTTCTTCACTCTGCAACGAAATATATCGGCGGCCATAGTGACGTTGTAGCTGGCCTTGTCGTTGTAAACGACGAAAAGCTAGGAGAAGATCTTCATTTCGTGCAAAATTCAACAGGCGGCGTTCTAGGGCCTCAAGATTCATGGTTGCTCATCCGCGGGATCAAAACTCTTGGTTTACGTATGGAAGCTCACGAAAACAATACGAAAAAAATCGTCGAATTTTTAAAATCTCATTCAGCGGTAGAGAAAATTTATTACCCAGGACTAGAAGATCATCCTCAGCATGAGATTGCTAAGAAACAATCTGGCGGCTTTGGTGGTATGGTATCGTTTGATGTTGGGTCACAAGCGAATGCTGATGCACTTTTGAAAAAGGTAAAATACTTCACACTTGCAGAAAGCTTAGGAGCAGTAGAGAGTTTAATCTCTGTTCCAGCTCGTATGACACATGCTTCCATTCCCGCAGAACGTAGAGCGGAATTAGGAATCACAGATGGATTGGTTCGTATCTCAGTTGGTATTGAAGATGCTGACGATCTGATCGATGATTTGAAAAACGCTTTAAGTTAA
- a CDS encoding YrhC family protein: MKNNAEFIQKKIADYQRFGFILLAVSTFFYLGLVLPVEDKNFVQSITLGIASTTCLGFTALMYKVVRKCKTQLQELSE; this comes from the coding sequence ATGAAAAACAATGCTGAATTCATTCAAAAGAAAATCGCTGACTACCAGCGCTTCGGTTTTATTTTATTGGCTGTTAGCACGTTCTTTTATTTAGGACTAGTACTACCTGTTGAAGACAAAAACTTTGTTCAATCGATCACACTAGGTATTGCATCTACAACGTGCTTAGGGTTCACTGCACTTATGTATAAAGTTGTTAGAAAGTGCAAAACACAATTACAAGAATTAAGTGAATAA
- a CDS encoding GRP family sugar transporter codes for MGIIWALITAVCWGSIVLVSEKLGGDFHSQTFGMTLGALLFSIVAFFIVQPDLDITVIAIGIVSGIFWVVGQRNQFASVDYLGVSKIVPLSTGMQLFGTTLFGVIVFHEWKTTTEIIIGIIAICAIIAGALLTSRRSEQSDQKDKQNFKKGLTLLFISTIGYVTYVVIIRWFEVNGWQAILPQAVGMFIGALVLSFKHKPFNKYSVRNILTGLIWSTGNLTLLLSLPLIGIATSFSLSQTGIIISTLGGIFLLGEKRSKKEIIWVISGCVLIIAGGVMLGFTKS; via the coding sequence GTGGGTATCATCTGGGCACTTATTACAGCAGTCTGCTGGGGAAGTATCGTATTAGTAAGCGAAAAACTTGGCGGAGACTTTCACAGTCAAACATTTGGAATGACATTAGGAGCTCTACTGTTTTCAATTGTTGCATTCTTTATCGTTCAGCCGGACTTAGATATCACGGTTATTGCGATCGGAATCGTATCCGGAATCTTTTGGGTGGTCGGTCAACGAAATCAGTTTGCTAGTGTAGATTATTTAGGCGTTTCTAAGATTGTTCCTCTTTCAACTGGCATGCAGTTGTTCGGAACAACATTGTTCGGAGTGATCGTTTTTCATGAATGGAAAACAACTACAGAAATTATCATCGGAATTATTGCAATATGTGCCATTATAGCGGGAGCTTTATTAACTTCTAGGAGAAGTGAGCAAAGCGATCAGAAAGACAAACAAAACTTTAAAAAAGGACTAACCCTTCTTTTTATTTCAACGATTGGGTATGTTACATACGTTGTTATCATCAGATGGTTTGAAGTAAACGGATGGCAGGCAATTTTACCACAAGCGGTAGGAATGTTTATCGGTGCGCTCGTTCTATCATTTAAACATAAACCATTCAATAAGTACTCAGTCCGCAATATTTTAACAGGATTGATTTGGAGCACAGGAAATCTAACATTATTACTTTCATTGCCTCTTATCGGAATCGCGACAAGCTTCTCGCTTTCACAGACGGGTATTATCATATCAACGCTCGGAGGAATCTTCTTATTAGGTGAAAAAAGAAGCAAGAAAGAGATCATTTGGGTGATCTCAGGCTGTGTTCTCATTATAGCGGGCGGCGTCATGTTAGGATTTACAAAATCATAA